From the genome of Streptomyces sp. NBC_00659, one region includes:
- a CDS encoding hydrogenase expression protein HypE, whose translation MDAPTATTAGPAAQDDAQEDPTVHILWINAGLSCDGDSVSLTAATQPSIEELALGALPGLPKVAVHWPLIDFECGPVEGADNFVEWFFKADRGELEPFVLVVEGSIPNERVKPEGYWCGFGDDPETGQPITTSEWLDRLTPKALAVVAIGTCATYGGIHAMAGNPTGAMGVPDYLGWEWKSKAGIPIVCIPGCPVHPDNASETLLYLLYQAAGAAPMIPLDEELRPTWLFGATVHEGCDRAGYYEQGQFASEYGSPECLVKLGCWGPVVKCNVPKRGWINGVGGCPNVGGICIACTMPGFPDKFMPFMDEPPGGHVSATASGIYGSVIRRLRNITAKTVDKEPKWRGRSEELTTGYKAPW comes from the coding sequence ATGGACGCCCCGACCGCGACGACGGCGGGCCCGGCCGCGCAGGACGACGCGCAGGAGGACCCGACCGTCCACATTCTCTGGATCAACGCGGGGCTGAGCTGCGACGGGGATTCGGTCTCGCTGACCGCCGCGACCCAGCCGAGCATCGAGGAACTGGCGCTCGGCGCCCTGCCCGGGCTGCCCAAGGTGGCGGTGCACTGGCCCCTGATCGACTTCGAGTGCGGGCCCGTGGAGGGCGCCGACAATTTCGTGGAATGGTTCTTCAAGGCCGACCGGGGCGAGCTGGAGCCCTTCGTGCTGGTCGTCGAGGGGTCCATTCCGAACGAGCGGGTCAAGCCCGAGGGCTACTGGTGCGGCTTCGGGGACGATCCGGAGACGGGTCAGCCCATCACGACCAGTGAGTGGCTGGACCGGCTCACCCCCAAGGCGCTCGCCGTCGTCGCCATCGGCACCTGTGCGACGTACGGCGGTATCCACGCGATGGCGGGCAACCCGACCGGCGCCATGGGAGTGCCGGACTATCTGGGCTGGGAGTGGAAGTCCAAGGCGGGCATTCCGATCGTCTGCATCCCGGGCTGCCCCGTGCACCCGGACAACGCCTCCGAGACCCTGCTCTATCTGCTCTACCAGGCGGCGGGCGCGGCGCCCATGATCCCGCTGGACGAGGAGCTGCGGCCGACCTGGCTGTTCGGCGCCACGGTGCACGAGGGCTGCGACCGCGCCGGCTACTACGAGCAGGGGCAGTTCGCGAGCGAGTACGGATCGCCGGAGTGCCTGGTCAAGCTCGGCTGCTGGGGCCCGGTGGTCAAGTGCAACGTGCCCAAGCGTGGCTGGATCAACGGCGTGGGCGGCTGCCCGAACGTCGGCGGGATCTGCATCGCCTGCACGATGCCGGGCTTCCCCGACAAGTTCATGCCGTTCATGGACGAGCCGCCGGGCGGCCATGTGTCCGCGACGGCGAGCGGGATCTACGGATCCGTCATCCGACGACTGCGGAACATCACCGCGAAGACCGTCGACAAGGAACCGAAGTGGCGCGGCAGGAGCGAGGAGCTCACGACCGGCTACAAGGCCCCGTGGTGA